The Neobacillus sp. PS3-34 genome has a window encoding:
- a CDS encoding methyltransferase domain-containing protein → MDHREKWNRKHKERLDELREPVPNERLKNLSPYMQGGTALDIACGLGGNSLFLAQLGYEVMAVDISEVAADYVQEMAVKQGLMVTTMIGDLTKITSLPLKKHSFDFVMNTYYLERSIIPYVKELVKQNGFFFMETYYKSPNAEHQRVSSQYKLESNELLSEFRDWKILFFEENEQEGRQTIFCQKQGI, encoded by the coding sequence ATGGATCATCGAGAAAAATGGAATCGAAAGCATAAAGAGAGGCTGGATGAACTTAGAGAGCCTGTACCCAATGAAAGGCTTAAGAATTTATCCCCATACATGCAAGGGGGAACGGCACTTGATATTGCTTGCGGTCTCGGAGGAAACAGCCTGTTCCTGGCCCAGCTGGGATATGAAGTGATGGCGGTGGATATATCAGAAGTTGCGGCAGATTATGTCCAGGAAATGGCGGTAAAGCAGGGCCTAATGGTGACCACTATGATAGGTGATTTAACCAAGATTACAAGCCTGCCATTGAAAAAGCATTCATTTGATTTTGTGATGAATACCTATTATCTGGAAAGATCCATCATCCCTTATGTAAAAGAGCTCGTAAAGCAGAACGGTTTTTTCTTTATGGAAACCTACTATAAATCTCCAAATGCCGAACATCAAAGAGTATCCAGTCAATACAAACTTGAGTCCAATGAATTGCTATCCGAATTTCGGGATTGGAAGATTCTCTTTTTTGAGGAAAACGAGCAGGAAGGCAGGCAGACGATTTTTTGCCAGAAGCAGGGGATTTAA
- a CDS encoding DUF6454 family protein has protein sequence MKKVIFAIAAALTIGTVSTAFAYPDAFNSGKEGKEMAGKFQQLSRDNVWEQTEKVDLQFKTYHPQGMTKVGDLYYMSSVEIIEKPVKYDQPHDGYDRSPGKGIGHLFVFNKEGKLLKDIKLGEGSIYHPGGIAYDGESIWVPAAEYRPNSKSIIYKVDPQTMKSEEVFRTNDHIGGVLRDGKHGNLKAVSWGSRTFYEFNEKGKVLRKSTNPSHFIDYQDCESAGKESMICSGITELPQQSSSTAKYELGGLALLDMKKMNMVHELPITLFSPQGHVVTRDPVFLENTKLGIKMYAVPDDDQSSMLVYETKATKK, from the coding sequence ATGAAAAAAGTAATTTTCGCCATAGCGGCGGCACTTACCATTGGTACTGTATCAACTGCGTTTGCCTACCCTGATGCTTTTAATTCCGGGAAAGAAGGGAAAGAAATGGCAGGGAAATTCCAACAGCTTTCCCGGGATAATGTGTGGGAGCAAACAGAAAAAGTTGATCTGCAATTTAAAACCTATCATCCACAAGGAATGACGAAGGTCGGAGACTTATACTACATGTCTTCTGTAGAAATCATTGAAAAACCGGTAAAATACGACCAGCCTCATGATGGTTATGACCGCTCACCTGGTAAAGGCATTGGCCATCTTTTTGTTTTTAATAAGGAAGGGAAACTTTTAAAGGATATCAAGCTTGGTGAAGGCAGTATATACCATCCTGGTGGAATTGCCTATGATGGTGAATCGATCTGGGTTCCCGCTGCAGAGTACCGCCCAAACAGCAAATCAATCATTTATAAAGTTGATCCACAAACGATGAAATCCGAGGAAGTGTTCCGCACGAATGACCATATTGGAGGGGTACTTCGTGATGGAAAACACGGGAATCTAAAAGCTGTAAGCTGGGGTTCGAGAACCTTTTATGAGTTTAATGAAAAAGGAAAAGTACTCCGCAAATCAACGAATCCGAGCCACTTTATCGACTATCAGGACTGCGAGAGTGCAGGAAAAGAAAGCATGATTTGCAGCGGTATTACTGAATTGCCACAGCAAAGTTCTTCTACTGCTAAATATGAATTGGGCGGATTAGCCTTGTTGGATATGAAAAAAATGAATATGGTTCACGAATTGCCTATTACTCTATTTTCGCCTCAGGGACATGTTGTAACACGAGATCCAGTATTTCTTGAAAATACGAAACTGGGAATTAAAATGTACGCTGTTCCCGATGATGATCAATCCTCAATGCTGGTATATGAAACAAAAGCCACTAAAAAATAA
- a CDS encoding ElyC/SanA/YdcF family protein produces MKFLKKRLFWVLAIVLCSITFTTAYATNGTTQEPPTISTLKHDEPTSTRIKQLEDIAMYYYWHGGDIKKAETEIFKGITLKGKFDVVENAFIQAALLDPHNIDLKFSLASTQIIQKKLPEAFQTYKQILNLEPNHFNTNLVYGVYSRINGDERTYNRSISKLKRINAKKANEFVQKINRTEDIMKEKFNVEVPANLPQKDHAIVILGYALADDGSMQPTLIERLKAGLAIAKKYPNSKIIVSGGVPKQGVTEADAMSKWLISQGIEKDRILLENNSTDTVENGLFTTAILEKENLKDVTLVTSASHMRRALTVFKEASDFYDKMNGKKSGRNFTNMVYLDFPSLAEAQKVPNDEKLVIYRDLFRTSGIWQYPGLQR; encoded by the coding sequence ATGAAATTTTTGAAAAAAAGATTATTTTGGGTACTAGCAATTGTTTTGTGCTCGATAACTTTTACAACAGCTTATGCAACAAATGGGACCACACAAGAACCTCCAACTATTAGTACGTTAAAGCATGATGAACCCACTTCTACAAGAATTAAGCAGCTTGAAGATATCGCCATGTACTATTATTGGCATGGTGGTGACATTAAAAAAGCTGAAACAGAAATATTTAAGGGTATTACCTTAAAGGGTAAATTTGATGTTGTTGAAAATGCATTTATTCAAGCAGCATTACTTGATCCCCATAACATTGATCTGAAATTTTCATTAGCGTCCACACAAATCATACAAAAAAAGCTTCCGGAAGCTTTTCAAACGTACAAACAAATATTAAATTTAGAGCCAAATCATTTCAATACAAACCTAGTCTATGGAGTTTACTCACGTATAAATGGAGACGAACGTACGTATAATCGTTCCATTTCAAAGCTAAAAAGGATAAATGCTAAAAAGGCAAATGAATTTGTTCAAAAAATTAATAGAACAGAAGATATAATGAAAGAAAAATTTAATGTTGAAGTCCCTGCAAACTTACCTCAAAAAGATCATGCCATTGTAATTTTGGGTTACGCTCTCGCAGATGATGGCTCCATGCAGCCAACACTCATTGAACGTTTAAAAGCAGGTCTTGCGATTGCTAAAAAATACCCAAATTCGAAAATTATTGTATCGGGTGGAGTTCCTAAACAAGGTGTTACAGAAGCCGATGCAATGAGCAAGTGGTTGATCTCTCAAGGAATTGAAAAAGATAGAATCCTTCTTGAAAATAATTCTACTGATACTGTTGAAAATGGCCTTTTTACAACCGCTATTCTTGAAAAAGAGAACTTAAAAGACGTTACACTTGTTACAAGTGCCAGCCATATGAGAAGAGCATTAACTGTTTTTAAAGAAGCCAGTGACTTTTATGATAAAATGAATGGCAAAAAGTCAGGCAGAAACTTTACAAACATGGTCTATTTGGATTTCCCTTCCTTAGCAGAAGCCCAAAAAGTACCGAATGATGAAAAGCTCGTGATTTATCGCGACCTATTTAGAACCTCAGGTATCTGGCAATATCCTGGTCTTCAAAGATAA
- a CDS encoding RnfABCDGE type electron transport complex subunit D: protein MTVKKWLKTPKGYVGMVLITYLLIASIESKDIKGIINGVAAVIVSIMVDILCNVVKKRKWSMPDGALITGFIISLILSTTTSFGIIAATAAIAILSKHLLVYKKKPIFNPAAFGLLLSVPFFHTGQSWWGAFGDLPAWTILFLLVGGYLVTNRVNKFPQVFAFMGTSFLLLLLMGHFNIGDEVDALRPPFINATLFFGFFMLTDPPTSPAKDKDQVLFGILTSAAGALIYGIFGGLMYLFIGLCIGNLYSFLKKRSSSQVSMNRKTVKNTRTMVSK from the coding sequence ATGACAGTAAAGAAATGGCTTAAAACACCAAAGGGCTATGTGGGAATGGTTTTGATAACTTATCTCCTTATCGCATCAATCGAGTCCAAAGATATAAAGGGAATTATTAATGGCGTTGCCGCGGTTATCGTTTCAATCATGGTGGACATTCTTTGTAATGTTGTTAAAAAAAGAAAATGGAGCATGCCGGACGGTGCCCTTATTACAGGGTTCATCATTTCCCTAATCTTAAGTACAACAACCTCATTTGGGATCATTGCGGCAACAGCTGCTATTGCGATTTTGTCCAAGCATCTTTTGGTATATAAGAAAAAGCCGATCTTTAATCCAGCGGCTTTTGGTTTACTTTTATCCGTTCCGTTCTTTCATACGGGTCAAAGCTGGTGGGGGGCTTTTGGAGATCTTCCTGCTTGGACCATTTTGTTTCTTTTAGTTGGAGGATATTTGGTCACAAATCGTGTAAACAAGTTCCCTCAGGTTTTTGCGTTTATGGGCACTTCTTTCTTACTTTTGCTCCTAATGGGGCATTTCAATATAGGAGATGAGGTGGACGCACTCCGGCCGCCATTTATAAACGCTACTCTTTTCTTTGGCTTTTTTATGCTTACGGATCCGCCTACTTCCCCAGCTAAAGATAAAGATCAAGTCCTATTTGGTATCCTCACTTCAGCAGCAGGGGCGTTGATCTACGGGATTTTCGGGGGATTAATGTATTTGTTTATAGGGTTGTGTATCGGAAATCTTTATTCCTTCCTAAAAAAACGCTCATCATCACAAGTATCAATGAATCGCAAAACAGTTAAAAATACGAGAACAATGGTGAGCAAGTGA
- a CDS encoding FAD:protein FMN transferase has translation MKKTKLFMDSVVEIQVVIRETMSTEEAEAKMERAFEAFRKVEQTCSRFSPDSELMNACRIIDNPIQISPFLFEPLKFALEIAKITDGEFDPAIGKVMEQQGYNRHYLTGEISENPSADSVTFRDIILDEQDRTLFLKKPLVVDLGAVAKGFAIDLAAQELKDFDGFLVNAGGDLFAGGVDRDGFPWKIGIQHPKKKDKIIHVVELSNEAICTSGSYERRHSKLPGMHHIINPKTGHSPNDWVSCSIIAPFAMMADAFSTAAFLLGHERGTQLIENIGLMGLLITSGLEVLRVGGK, from the coding sequence ATGAAAAAAACGAAATTATTTATGGATTCAGTTGTAGAGATACAGGTAGTCATTCGCGAAACAATGTCAACAGAAGAGGCTGAGGCAAAAATGGAGCGGGCTTTTGAGGCATTCCGAAAAGTAGAACAGACTTGCAGCCGTTTTAGCCCTGACAGTGAATTAATGAACGCCTGTCGAATCATTGATAATCCAATTCAGATAAGCCCTTTTTTATTTGAGCCACTGAAGTTCGCTTTGGAAATCGCCAAAATAACGGATGGTGAATTTGACCCTGCGATTGGTAAAGTCATGGAGCAGCAAGGATATAATCGTCATTATTTAACAGGAGAAATCAGTGAAAACCCATCTGCTGACTCCGTCACGTTTCGGGATATTATTTTAGATGAACAAGACCGAACATTATTTTTGAAAAAGCCTCTTGTAGTTGATTTAGGAGCGGTTGCGAAAGGGTTTGCGATCGATTTGGCAGCTCAGGAGTTGAAGGACTTTGATGGGTTTCTTGTTAATGCTGGTGGAGATCTGTTTGCTGGGGGAGTGGATAGGGATGGATTCCCTTGGAAGATAGGCATTCAGCATCCCAAGAAAAAAGATAAAATCATTCACGTAGTCGAGCTATCTAATGAAGCCATTTGCACCTCTGGAAGTTATGAGCGCAGGCATTCTAAACTCCCCGGTATGCATCACATCATTAATCCTAAAACGGGGCATTCGCCAAATGATTGGGTCAGCTGCAGCATCATTGCGCCTTTCGCCATGATGGCCGATGCCTTTTCGACAGCAGCTTTTTTGCTTGGTCATGAAAGAGGAACGCAATTAATTGAAAACATTGGTCTAATGGGACTTTTAATCACATCCGGGTTAGAAGTTCTTAGAGTTGGAGGAAAATAA
- a CDS encoding FMN-binding protein produces MGKMDKKWVILCSTAVAGVYAAGFFSTETQATKLETQQHAQISMQTNGGNSSAVSTKTKQLYKDGTFTGTGMNRRGSIEVAVTIKNDKITDVEISNFAMHYSEDDIVGLPDEVLQTQSAQVMNVSGATYSTQAFEDAVQEALYQRQNA; encoded by the coding sequence ATGGGGAAAATGGATAAAAAGTGGGTAATTTTATGTTCAACCGCCGTTGCAGGGGTTTATGCCGCCGGTTTTTTTTCTACGGAAACTCAGGCCACTAAATTGGAAACGCAGCAGCATGCCCAAATTTCCATGCAAACAAATGGCGGGAATTCTAGCGCTGTTTCCACCAAAACAAAACAACTATATAAAGATGGGACATTTACAGGCACAGGAATGAATCGGCGCGGGTCGATTGAAGTTGCCGTTACAATAAAGAATGATAAAATCACGGATGTTGAAATTAGCAATTTTGCCATGCATTATTCTGAAGATGATATAGTTGGCCTGCCTGATGAAGTATTACAAACCCAAAGTGCACAGGTAATGAATGTTTCAGGAGCAACCTATAGTACTCAGGCTTTTGAAGATGCTGTACAAGAAGCACTCTATCAGCGCCAAAATGCTTAA
- a CDS encoding TetR/AcrR family transcriptional regulator translates to MSTRQIADACGLTQPALYHHFKNKQTLYIEVILNEIHKTKTGLERIIKRHKDLKERLVEVAYFILVNKPEEMNQMFRDIQQELSADARKLISDSWFNGFIGPISEIFAKGLEAGDLRNPAEFGTNPINSAFLLLNLLSHTPLEAKNSTPQDQKRSMNSM, encoded by the coding sequence GTGTCTACAAGGCAGATTGCGGATGCATGCGGGTTGACGCAGCCAGCACTTTACCATCATTTTAAAAATAAACAGACACTTTATATTGAAGTTATATTAAATGAAATACATAAAACCAAAACAGGGCTGGAACGGATCATCAAACGCCATAAAGATTTAAAGGAACGACTCGTTGAGGTTGCCTATTTTATTTTGGTAAATAAGCCTGAAGAAATGAACCAAATGTTCCGTGACATTCAACAAGAACTATCCGCAGACGCCAGAAAGTTGATTTCTGACAGCTGGTTTAATGGCTTTATCGGCCCTATCTCGGAAATTTTTGCAAAAGGGCTCGAGGCTGGTGACCTTCGCAATCCTGCCGAGTTTGGTACGAATCCAATCAATTCTGCCTTCCTTCTTCTTAACTTGCTAAGCCATACACCTTTAGAGGCAAAAAACTCTACTCCTCAGGATCAAAAAAGATCTATGAACAGCATGTAA
- a CDS encoding MMPL family transporter: protein MKKGFMESYTKSVGGKLGRWVTLAIWIAVVVLLNALFPQANTQENNLAANLKNQQPSVEAQKLAEKEFPSGTGKPALLTWYRSTGISDDDLKSIQGFAEKITSKPLPYQIDAAPFHRLPLPALKQQVSSDGTTLIYPILFEKKASTEQLNKSFDALNKLTSSEFDKNPLKTSLSAKNNLLVRVTGPVGIEVDATALFSQGDLKLLFATVLLVLVFLLAIYRSPILALVPLIAVGFAYGVINPLLGAAGKAGLVTFDSQGLSIMTVLLFGAGTDYCLFLIARFRSVLQEEDSKMAALKKALGSSSGAIAMSGLTVVFSLLALLLVHYGSIQRFAIPFSLSILIMMIASLTLVPALLGIFGRISFFPFIPRTDEMIKERAIRKGKPVPAKKEKHRIGSALGQFIVRHPKTIAVVTTVVLGIFAFSASKITYTFDTLSSFPKDMPSREGFQLISKHFTPGQLAPVQVIIDTEGKEVKVGDDLKALSFVSKVSDPQQGKNNQNLLSYEVELDENPYSNQAMDHIPVIKKAVKASLKDTGLSKNHVWVAGQTATQYDTRETTDRDALIVIPVIIAMIAVLLFLYLRSIVAMVYLMATVLLSFFSALGLGWLVLHYMFDVNAIQGFIPLYSFVFIVALGEDYNIFMVSSIWKKARKQPLPAAVKDGVAETGSVITSAGLILAGTFAVLATLPIQILVQFGTITALGVLLDTFIVRPFLVPALTVWIGKYVFWPARGSNEAVKYDV from the coding sequence ATGAAAAAAGGATTTATGGAAAGCTACACTAAATCTGTCGGAGGAAAGCTTGGCAGATGGGTCACGTTAGCCATTTGGATTGCGGTTGTTGTTCTTTTGAATGCGCTATTCCCGCAGGCTAACACACAGGAAAATAACCTGGCTGCAAACCTAAAAAATCAACAGCCGTCTGTAGAGGCTCAAAAGCTTGCAGAAAAAGAATTTCCATCAGGGACTGGCAAACCAGCACTACTTACCTGGTACAGGAGTACTGGAATTTCAGATGATGACCTAAAGTCCATTCAGGGTTTTGCTGAAAAAATCACCAGTAAACCACTGCCATACCAAATTGATGCTGCACCTTTTCACAGGCTGCCCCTGCCAGCTTTAAAACAGCAGGTTTCAAGTGACGGCACAACTTTAATCTATCCGATCCTTTTTGAAAAAAAAGCAAGTACAGAGCAGTTGAATAAAAGTTTCGATGCATTAAACAAGCTGACATCATCCGAGTTTGATAAAAATCCATTAAAGACTTCTCTATCGGCTAAAAACAACTTACTTGTAAGGGTAACTGGCCCGGTGGGAATCGAGGTTGATGCGACGGCCCTGTTCTCCCAGGGAGATCTTAAGCTTCTTTTTGCGACGGTTCTTCTCGTGCTCGTCTTCCTGCTGGCCATCTACCGTTCCCCGATCCTGGCACTGGTTCCATTAATAGCAGTAGGGTTTGCTTACGGAGTCATCAATCCACTTCTCGGGGCTGCCGGCAAAGCAGGTTTGGTTACCTTCGACTCCCAGGGGCTTTCAATCATGACCGTTCTCCTGTTTGGGGCGGGAACGGATTATTGTTTATTCCTAATTGCAAGGTTTAGAAGTGTTTTACAGGAAGAAGATAGCAAAATGGCTGCTCTAAAAAAAGCGTTAGGCAGCTCTTCCGGTGCAATAGCCATGAGTGGTTTGACAGTGGTGTTTTCCCTGTTGGCCCTGCTTCTGGTACATTATGGATCCATTCAGCGCTTCGCCATTCCATTTAGTTTATCGATCCTCATCATGATGATCGCGAGCTTGACCTTGGTACCTGCCCTGCTTGGTATTTTCGGGAGAATCTCATTCTTCCCCTTCATTCCAAGAACGGACGAAATGATAAAAGAACGGGCGATACGTAAAGGAAAGCCTGTTCCTGCTAAAAAGGAAAAGCACAGAATCGGCTCCGCTTTAGGCCAATTTATTGTTAGGCACCCTAAAACGATTGCTGTTGTTACAACCGTGGTACTGGGAATTTTCGCTTTTTCCGCAAGCAAAATTACGTATACATTTGATACGTTATCCTCCTTTCCGAAGGATATGCCATCAAGGGAAGGCTTCCAGCTCATTTCGAAGCATTTCACACCAGGCCAGCTAGCTCCTGTTCAGGTGATCATTGACACAGAAGGAAAAGAGGTAAAAGTCGGAGATGATTTAAAGGCATTGTCCTTTGTTTCCAAGGTATCCGACCCACAGCAAGGAAAAAACAATCAAAATCTCTTATCCTATGAAGTCGAACTGGATGAAAATCCATATTCCAACCAAGCGATGGACCATATTCCGGTTATTAAAAAAGCAGTCAAAGCTTCCTTAAAGGACACTGGCCTTTCAAAAAATCATGTTTGGGTAGCAGGACAGACAGCAACGCAATATGACACAAGAGAAACGACAGACAGAGACGCATTAATCGTCATCCCCGTCATCATTGCGATGATTGCGGTCCTTTTGTTCCTATATTTGCGTTCCATTGTCGCCATGGTTTATTTAATGGCAACCGTACTGCTTTCGTTTTTCAGTGCACTCGGCCTCGGATGGCTCGTTCTTCATTATATGTTTGATGTAAATGCTATCCAGGGATTCATACCTTTATATTCCTTCGTCTTCATCGTTGCACTTGGCGAAGATTATAATATCTTCATGGTATCAAGCATTTGGAAAAAAGCCCGTAAACAGCCTTTGCCTGCAGCAGTGAAAGACGGAGTCGCCGAGACCGGATCGGTCATTACTTCAGCAGGGTTGATCCTGGCAGGAACCTTTGCTGTTCTCGCCACCCTTCCGATCCAAATACTCGTCCAATTCGGTACTATTACCGCCCTGGGTGTATTGTTGGATACGTTTATTGTCCGCCCATTCTTAGTTCCAGCGCTTACGGTTTGGATTGGAAAATATGTGTTCTGGCCAGCACGGGGTTCCAATGAAGCTGTAAAATATGATGTATAG